The Flavobacterium sp. M31R6 nucleotide sequence TGGTCGATCACAGCTTTGTGGAAGAGCCACATAGACATAATTCGTATGTACTGGTTATTTTTACCAATGGATCAGGAACGCATGATATCGATTTTGATACATTTAAGATTCAGCCCGGAAGTATGTTTTTTATGCTGCCCGGACAAATACATCATTGGAGTTTGTCTGATGATATTGATGGGTTTGTTGTTTTTTATTCCCAAGAGATGTACAATCTTTATTTTAGGCAAAAGAGTATAGAGGCTTATCCTTTTTATTCTTCATTGGGGAATTCTCCCGAGATGATATTTGATGACAAAGAATTAAAGTCAATTGAACCTTATTTTCATAATATGCTAGAGGAGTATCAAGGCAATAAGGTTATGAAGCAGGATAAAATCATGAATTTATTGGATAGTATTCATATTGAAATTGCGAGGAAATATAATGAAAGCCATGTTTTGGAAACACATTCCTATAATGTGAAAATCAAAGATTTTGATGCGCTTTTGGAAAAGTATTTTTGGACAGAAAAAGCGCCTTCTTTTTACGCTTCCCAACTCCATATTACGCTGAAGCATTTGAATAGGATATGTAATGAAATCCTAAAAAAGACGACGACTCAGGTCATTACGGACAGAATTATTCTCGAAGCAAAAAGAATGCTGATGGATAAAAAAAGAACAGTCAACGAAATTGCAACAGCGTTGGGTTTCGATGACTATTCCTATTTTGTGCGGTTATTTAAGAAGCATACTGCAATAACGCCGACGGCTTTTCGAGATTCTAAAAAGTAATTAAGAATGTACTTTGATTAATCCAGCGGCTTCTTTCGCTTTTTCTACCACTTCCTCAATTGTAGAGTCTAAGGTGTCATTGACTAAAGCCACGCCCATTCTGCGATAAGGTCTTGAGGTAGGTTTTCCAAAAAGTCTAAAATCGGTTTTCGACAAAGCAGCGATTTTTTCTATTCCGGTGAAAGTTGGATTTGCTGAATTTTCGGAAGCCAAAATTACGGCACTCGCTCCTGCTTTTTCTAGAGTAATTTCGAAAATTGGAAGGCTCAAAATGGCACGTAAATGCAATTCGAATTCATTAAAGTTTTGCGTTCCCGCCAAAGTTACCATTCCGGTGTCGTGTGGCCTTGGAGATAATTCAGAGAAATAAACACCATCATCGGCTAGGAAAAATTCAACACCAAATAATCCCGCTCCGCCTAGAGCTTCGGTTACTTTTTCGGCCATGTCTTGTGCTTCGTATAGGTCTTTGTCGGATACTTTTGCGGGTTGCCAGCTTTCTTGATAATCGCCACGTTCTTGTCTGTGACCGATTGGTGCGCAAAATAGAGTAGGGTTGTTGTTCTGAACTACGGTCAATAATGTGATCTCAGAATTGAATTTTACGAAAGCTTCGACTATGACTTCAACTACATCGCCACGGGAACCTTCTACGGCATATTGCCAAGCTTTGTCAATATCAGCAGCAGTTTTTATAGTTGATTGTCCTTTTCCAGAGGAAGACATTAAGGGTTTTACTACGCATGGCATTCCAACGGCTTCAACACCTTTATGCAATTCTTCGGCTGAAGTGGCATAACGATAATTGGCGGTTCTTAATCCTAGTTCTTTGGCGGCCAAATCGCGAATGGCTTTTCTGTTCATCGTAAAGTTTGCCGCTTTTGCAGAGGGAACTACGGTTATTCCTTGTTTTTCGTAATCATAGAAACGCTCGGTTCTGATGGCTTCTATTTCAGGAACTATGAAATCGGGTTGGTGTTTGGCTACGATTTTGTCCAAAGCGTCTCCATCGAGCATATTGATGACTTCAAAACCATGTGCTACTTGCATTGCAGGAGCATTTTCGTAACTGTCTACAGCAATTATGGTTTGCCCGATGCGTTGTGCAGCGATTGTAAATTCTTTTCCTAATTCGCCTGAGCCTAGAAGTAGTATTTTCATTGAAAGAAGTTTATAGGGGTTATGCTGTTTATGGGTTTAGTTTACTGTGTATGATTATAACAAAAATACGTTTTTTGTGTTTAATTTTTTTAGGAAAGCTTGCTGAGTTTGCGTAATTTCTTTTGAAAATATTTTGGCGACTTATTTAGTCGTTTGCCCGCGTGAGGGATAGGAGCAAGCTACCAAAGTAGCGCGGATAGCCCGACCCCGTTGCATAAAGAGGCGAATAAGCGCAACTATCGGTTAGCCTCTTTATGCAACGGGTACACGCCCAAAATTGAGTTATAATTGTGAATTTTGGTTAAAAGCTGTAACCTAGTTTTACCCCGCATCGGAATACGAAATTATCAACGTAGATATTGTCGATGTCTCCTTTTCCTTTTACTTCCCATTTCCAATTGAATCCCATTGAAGGGTCGATGCTAAAATTTTTTGCGATTTTTATTTTGTATCCAATATCATGATTAATTAAACTCCAGTAAGAATAGTTGCCTTCGAAATTACCTAAAGAGGTTGTTTCGTTAAAATCGGTGCTCGAGTAAGCCAATAGCCATTGGAGATAAATTCCGGATTTACGGCCTCTTTTTTGATAAATTCTTTTGCCGATCTCAACTGCGAAACCATTGCCTTTTACCTTCACCAAATTATTGTCATAATCCAATTGTGAAGCGTAAATGTTTAGAAGGCTTGAAGTGTATTCATTGAAAAGGAAATAATTACTGTTGCCAAATTCGGCACTTATACCGTATAATGATGGGTCGGAATAACTATAATTTACCGAAATGGTAAACGTATTCGGGTCTAGTTTTTGATGTTGTGCAAATGTGGTAGCTGTGAGTAATAGTGTGCTGATTAATAAAATTGACCTCTTCATTTTTCTAGCGGTTTAGGCTCATGAAGTTACGAATTTTTTGTCAATAAATCAGATAGAAGCTGGTTGAGTTTTGCTTAAAAAAAATAGTTTAAAGTATAAAGCGATGAAACTTTAAACCTTAAACTATTTTAAACTTTAAACAAATTTTATGTTATGCCAGAACTTCAGTAAGCGAAACCGCTTCTTTGATTCTGCGTAATGCTTCTTTTAATAATTCTTCGCTAGTTGCGTAAGAGAAACGGATGCAATTTGGGTTTCCAAAAGCGTCACCAGTTACAGTCGCTACACAAGCTTCGGCCAAAAGATACATAGAGAAATCATTAGCATCTTTGATTAATGTTCCTTTTAATGTTTTTCCGAAGAAAGAAGAAACGTCTGGGAATACATAGAAAGCTCCTTCTGGAACGTTGATTTTTACACCTGGAATCTCTTTTAATAATCCAACTACTAAATCTCTACGGCTTTGGAAAGCGTCAACCATGTGTTTCAATACAGATGGGTCAGCATCTACAGCAGTAATAGTAGCACGTTGTGCAATACTGTTGGCGCCACTGGTTACTTGACCTTGAATTTTGATACAGGCTTTAGCAATGAATTCTGGTGCTCCAATATATCCAATTCTCCATCCTGTCATAGCAAATGCTTTGGCAACTCCATTTACAGTTATGGTTTTTTCTAACATTCCTGGAATAGAAGCTATGCTGCAGAAAGTTCCTGAGAAATTGATGTGCTCATAAATTTCGTCGGCAACTACATATACGTGTGGGTATTTTTCTAAAACTTTTGCAAGGGCAGTCAATTCTTCTCTGTTGTAAACAGATCCACTTGGGTTACAAGGAGAACTGAACCACATCATTTTTGTTTTTGGTGTGATAGCTGCCTCTAATTGTTCTGGAGTGATTTTGAAATCTGTTTCTACAGAAGTTGGAACTTCTACAGGAACTCCTCCTGATAATTTTACAATTTCGAAGTAAGATACCCAGTAAGGTGCTGGTAAAATTACCTCGTCACCGTCGTTAAGCATTACTTGTGCAATGTTATATAAAGATTGTTTGGCTCCTGTTGAAACCACAATTTGTGATGGCTTGTAATCTAAATTATTGTCTCTTTTGAATTTTCTGCAAATTGCTTCTTTTAATTCCGCATAACCTTCTACTGGAGAATAGGTGCTGTAGTTTTCATCGATAGCGCGTTTTGCAGCTTCTTTGATGAAATCTGGGGTATTGAAATCTGGTTCTCCTAAACTTAAACTGATAATGTCTTTTCCTTGTGCTTTTAATTCTCTTGCCAATGCAGCCATAGCTAATGTTTGCGATGTGGCTAAATTGTTAATTCTGTCTGAAAGTGGATTGCTCATTAAATTGTAATTTTTTGGTTTATTCTTTTTTTAGATAATAATTATAGTGCGGGTTCTAGTCCCAATGTTCTTAAATGTTTGAAATGGGCAACAACAGCAGCTGTCATTGTTTTGTATTCGTAATATGGTAATTGGCATTCTTTGGCCGTTTCTTTTACAATTTTTGCGATTTTACCATAGTGAACATGGCTAATGTGCGGAAAAATATGGTGCTCAATTTGGTGATTTAATCCTCCAGTGTACCAGTTTACAATTTTGTTTTTTGGTGCGAAATTAACTGTGGTGAACAATTGGTGAATAGCCCAAGTGTTTTCCATTTCCCCAGTTTCGTTTGGTTGTGGATTGGCAGCTTCGTCAACTACGTGTGCCAATTGAAATACAATACTTAAGATTAATCCAGCCGTGTAATGCATTACGAAAAATCCAACCAAAACTTTCCACCACGTGATTCCGATAACAATTGGTAAAACAATCCAAATGGATAGGTAAATTACTTTTGTGATGATTAATGTTGTCCAAAGCACTTTTGGACTTTTTGGCTCACCATAAGATAATTTTCTTTTGATATAACTGCTCATTTGTTTAAAATCAGTAGTAATAGCCCAATTGAAAGTCAATAAACCGTATAAAAACACAGCGTAATATTGTTGAAATTTATGAAATTTATGCCACTCCGCTTCTTTGGAGAAACGCATAATTCTTCCTGCTTCTAAGTCTTCGTCATGACCTATAATGTTTGTATAAGTATGGTGTAAAACGTTGTGTTGTACTTGCCAGTTGTGTACGTTTCCAGCCAATACGTATATGGTTCCTCCCATAAATTTATTAACCCAGCTTTTGGTTGAGTATGATCCGTGGTTGGCATCGTGCATTACGTTCATTCCGATTCCGGCCATCCCAATTCCCATAACAATGGTTAATAGAAGATGTGCCCAAAATGGCATGTCTAAAGTAAGTATCAAAAAATAGGGGACAAGGAAGACGGTAAAAAGAATTACAGTCTTCAAATGGATTTTCCAGTTTCCAGTTTTTTCGATATTATTTTCTTTGAAATAGCTGTTAACTCGAGAATTAAGAGTTCTAAAAAACTTTAAATTATCTTGTTTTGCAAATGTAGGTGCGGTATTGTTCATATAATTTTTTGAATATTTGCAAAGGTAACCAATATATATTTTCAACATACAATATTGAGTTAAATATTTATAAGCTAAAAGCAGTACTTTTGTTAAAAATTTTTAAGATGGACGAGATTCTAAAGTATTTTCCTAACCTATCTGATAGTCAGATAGAAAAGTTTCAAAAATTGGATTTTTTATACCACGATTGGAACGAAAAAATCAACGTTATTTCACGTAAAGATATTGATTCGTTATACACTAAACATATATTGCATTCATTGGCCATTGCCAAAGTAAATAAGTTTGAACCCGGAACTTATGTGTTGGATGTGGGAACCGGTGGTGGATTTCCAGGAATTCCATTGGCTATTCTTTTCCCTGAAACAAGGTTTTTTCTGATTGATATTATTGCCAAAAAAATTAAGGTGGTTCAGGCAGTTGCAGAAGCATTAGAACTAAAAAATGTCAAAGCCGAACAACTTCGTGCCGAAAATGTGAAAGGTGATTTTGATTTTATAGTAAGTCGTGCTGTGACCAATATGCCTGATTTTGTGTCTTGGGTAAAAACCAAAATCAAGAAACAAAGCAAACACGAATTGAAAAACGGTATTCTTTATTTGAAGGGCGGTGATTTGACAGAAGAACTTAAAGATTTCCCGAAAGCGACAGAATATAATATTTCTGATTTCTTCGAGGATGAGTTTTTCGAGACTAAAAAAGTGGTTCACTTGCCGTTGAAGTTTGTGGTTTAAAAAAGTTTCAGGTTTCAAGTTTGTTGGAGCGTATAAAAAGTAATAGCCGAATCTTAAATTAAGATTCGGCTATTTTATTTTCGTCAAAGATTTTCAAACTTGAAACCTGAAACCTGAAACTTTTTTTTAAAACTATTCTGCTAAAAAAGGATATCTGTAATCTGTTGGAGTTACGAATGTCTCTTTGATCGTTCTTGGAGAAGCCCAACGCAATAAGTTCAATGCAGAACCAGCTTTGTCGTTAGTTCCTGAAGCTCTTGCTCCGCCAAATGGCTGCATTCCTACGATAGCTCCAGTTGGTTTGTCATTAATGTAGAAGTTTCCGGCTGCATTTTGTAAAGCTGTTGTTGCTTCTTCAATAGCGTAACGGTCTTGACTGAAAACTGCTCCAGTTAAAGCATATTCAGATGTAGAATCTACCAATTTTAATGTTTCAGACCATTTAGCGTCTTCATAAACATAAATTGTCATAACAGGTCCGAATAATTCGGTTTCCATTGTAGAATAATGAGGATCTGTAGTTACTATAATAGTTGGCTCAATAAAGTATCCAACAGATTTGTCATAATTTCCACCAACGATAATTTCGGCATCAGCATCTTTTTTGGCTTGGTCAATATAACTAGCCAATTTATCAAATGAGCCTTCATGAATAACAGCAGTTATAAAATTGCTGAAATCTTCTGGAGAACCCATTTTCATTGATTTTGTATCCGTAATTAATTGCTCTTTAATAGCTGGCCATAAGCTTTGTGGTACATAAGCTCTTGAAGCAGCAGAACATTTTTGTCCTTGAAATTCAAATGCTCCACGAACAATTCCTGTAGCCACTTGTTTTGGGTTGGCACTTGGGTGAGCAATGATAAAATCTTTACCACCAGTTTCTCCAACAATTCGTGGATATGTTTTGTAATGGTGAATGTTTGTTCCAATTTTTGCCCAGATATCTTTGAATACATGAGTAGAACCAGTAAAGTGGATTCCAGCAAAATCACGGCTTGCCAAAACAGTGTCTGTAATCATCAATGCATCTCCAAAAACAACGTTGATTACGCCATCAGGAACTCCCGCTTCTTTGAATACATCGATAATAACTT carries:
- the rsmG gene encoding 16S rRNA (guanine(527)-N(7))-methyltransferase RsmG — its product is MDEILKYFPNLSDSQIEKFQKLDFLYHDWNEKINVISRKDIDSLYTKHILHSLAIAKVNKFEPGTYVLDVGTGGGFPGIPLAILFPETRFFLIDIIAKKIKVVQAVAEALELKNVKAEQLRAENVKGDFDFIVSRAVTNMPDFVSWVKTKIKKQSKHELKNGILYLKGGDLTEELKDFPKATEYNISDFFEDEFFETKKVVHLPLKFVV
- a CDS encoding acyl-CoA desaturase, translating into MNNTAPTFAKQDNLKFFRTLNSRVNSYFKENNIEKTGNWKIHLKTVILFTVFLVPYFLILTLDMPFWAHLLLTIVMGIGMAGIGMNVMHDANHGSYSTKSWVNKFMGGTIYVLAGNVHNWQVQHNVLHHTYTNIIGHDEDLEAGRIMRFSKEAEWHKFHKFQQYYAVFLYGLLTFNWAITTDFKQMSSYIKRKLSYGEPKSPKVLWTTLIITKVIYLSIWIVLPIVIGITWWKVLVGFFVMHYTAGLILSIVFQLAHVVDEAANPQPNETGEMENTWAIHQLFTTVNFAPKNKIVNWYTGGLNHQIEHHIFPHISHVHYGKIAKIVKETAKECQLPYYEYKTMTAAVVAHFKHLRTLGLEPAL
- the pruA gene encoding L-glutamate gamma-semialdehyde dehydrogenase; translation: MLKGFFNVPKAVNEPVKGYAPNSPEKAAVLSAYKEMWNTKIDVPLYIGSEEIRTGNTKNMTAPHDHQHIVGTYHLAEKGHVQKAIANALESRTAWANMAWEQRAAIFLKAAELIAGPYRAKINAATMIGQSKNIHQAEIDAACELIDFLRFNVEFMTQIYADQPKSASDMWNRLEYRPLEGFVYAITPFNFTAIAANLPASAAMMGNVVVWKPSDSQVFSAKVIIDVFKEAGVPDGVINVVFGDALMITDTVLASRDFAGIHFTGSTHVFKDIWAKIGTNIHHYKTYPRIVGETGGKDFIIAHPSANPKQVATGIVRGAFEFQGQKCSAASRAYVPQSLWPAIKEQLITDTKSMKMGSPEDFSNFITAVIHEGSFDKLASYIDQAKKDADAEIIVGGNYDKSVGYFIEPTIIVTTDPHYSTMETELFGPVMTIYVYEDAKWSETLKLVDSTSEYALTGAVFSQDRYAIEEATTALQNAAGNFYINDKPTGAIVGMQPFGGARASGTNDKAGSALNLLRWASPRTIKETFVTPTDYRYPFLAE
- a CDS encoding pyridoxal phosphate-dependent aminotransferase, yielding MSNPLSDRINNLATSQTLAMAALARELKAQGKDIISLSLGEPDFNTPDFIKEAAKRAIDENYSTYSPVEGYAELKEAICRKFKRDNNLDYKPSQIVVSTGAKQSLYNIAQVMLNDGDEVILPAPYWVSYFEIVKLSGGVPVEVPTSVETDFKITPEQLEAAITPKTKMMWFSSPCNPSGSVYNREELTALAKVLEKYPHVYVVADEIYEHINFSGTFCSIASIPGMLEKTITVNGVAKAFAMTGWRIGYIGAPEFIAKACIKIQGQVTSGANSIAQRATITAVDADPSVLKHMVDAFQSRRDLVVGLLKEIPGVKINVPEGAFYVFPDVSSFFGKTLKGTLIKDANDFSMYLLAEACVATVTGDAFGNPNCIRFSYATSEELLKEALRRIKEAVSLTEVLA
- a CDS encoding AraC family transcriptional regulator gives rise to the protein MSKYPIYSIQRFNCNDVNSDFYINTFKNHLVDHSFVEEPHRHNSYVLVIFTNGSGTHDIDFDTFKIQPGSMFFMLPGQIHHWSLSDDIDGFVVFYSQEMYNLYFRQKSIEAYPFYSSLGNSPEMIFDDKELKSIEPYFHNMLEEYQGNKVMKQDKIMNLLDSIHIEIARKYNESHVLETHSYNVKIKDFDALLEKYFWTEKAPSFYASQLHITLKHLNRICNEILKKTTTQVITDRIILEAKRMLMDKKRTVNEIATALGFDDYSYFVRLFKKHTAITPTAFRDSKK
- the purT gene encoding formate-dependent phosphoribosylglycinamide formyltransferase; the protein is MKILLLGSGELGKEFTIAAQRIGQTIIAVDSYENAPAMQVAHGFEVINMLDGDALDKIVAKHQPDFIVPEIEAIRTERFYDYEKQGITVVPSAKAANFTMNRKAIRDLAAKELGLRTANYRYATSAEELHKGVEAVGMPCVVKPLMSSSGKGQSTIKTAADIDKAWQYAVEGSRGDVVEVIVEAFVKFNSEITLLTVVQNNNPTLFCAPIGHRQERGDYQESWQPAKVSDKDLYEAQDMAEKVTEALGGAGLFGVEFFLADDGVYFSELSPRPHDTGMVTLAGTQNFNEFELHLRAILSLPIFEITLEKAGASAVILASENSANPTFTGIEKIAALSKTDFRLFGKPTSRPYRRMGVALVNDTLDSTIEEVVEKAKEAAGLIKVHS